GCGTTACCAGGAGCAGGATTCCGAACTCAGGGCCCTTTGGGAACAACATCAGGAATTCGAGCGCATTCTGCTGAAGTATGAAGGGCGTCCGTACCTGAGCCCCACGCAGGGACAGGAAATCAAGCAGCTCAAGAAGAAGAAGCTCGCGGGCAAGACCAAGCTTCAGCAGGTTCTGCAAAAGTATCGAGGATCGGAGGATTGATATGGAGCTGACAGGGGCTCAGGCTTTGCTGAAATGCCTGGAAAAGGAAGGGGTCAAGACCATCTTCGGTTTTCCTGGCGGGGCAGTGATCGACATTTATGACGAACTGCCCAATTTTCCCGTCGAGCACATTCTGGTGCGACATGAGCAGGGTGCGATTCATGCGGCGGACGGATATGCCCGCGCCACCGGCGACGTGGGCGTATGCCTGCTGACGTCGGGACCGGGGGCGACCAACGCCGTCACCGGCATCGCCACCGCCTACATGGATTCCATCCCGGTGGTCATTTTCACCGGGCAGGTTCCCACCCCGCTCATCGGCAATGACGCCTTCCAGGAAGTGGACATCGTCGGGATTACCCGCCCCTGTACCAAGCACAATTATCTAGTCAAGGATGTCAAGGACTTGGCCCGGGTCGTGAAGCAGGCCTTTTATCTGGCCCGCTCCGGCAGGCCCGGGCCGGTCCTTGTCGACCTGCCCAAGGATGTGCTCCAGGCCAAGTGCGATTTCGACTATCCCCGCAACGTGCGCCTGCGGAGCTACAATCCCAATCTCAAGCCCCATGTCGGCCAGACCCGCAAGGTGGCCAAGCTGCTGCGCGACGCCAAGCGCCCGCTGATCTATTCCGGCGGCGGAGTGATCAGCGCCCGCGCGCACCGCGAGCTGGTCTGGCTGGCCCGGCGGCTGAACGTGCCCGTGACCTCGACGCTCATGGGGCTCGGCGCTTTTCCCGGCGACGACGACCTCTGGCTCGGCATGCTCGGCATGCACGGCACCTACGCGGCCAACATGGCCGTGAACAACTGCGACCTGCTGCTGGCCATCGGCGCGCGCTTCGACGACCGCGTCACCGGCAAGGTCAACACCTTTGCGCCGAAGGCCACCATCGTGCACGTGGACATCGATCCCACGTCGATCCAGAAGAACGTGGCCGTGCACGTGCCGCTTGTGGCCGACTGCAAAAGCGCGCTTGCCGCGCTCAAGGAAGAGCTGGAACCCGACCTGGACGTGCCCGCCTGGCAGGCCAAGCACGCGGACTGGGTCGGGCAGGTCCGCTCCTGGGCGAGCGAGCATCCCCTGACCTACAACGCCAGCACCACAGGGGCCATCAAGCCGCAGTACGTGGTTGAAAAGATTTACGAGATCACCAAGGGCGACGCGATCATCGCCACGGAGGTGGGCCAGAACCAGATGTGGGCGGCCCAGTTCTATCGTTTCAAGTCGCCGAATACCTTCCTCTCCTCCGGCGGCCTCGGCACCATGGGCTACGGGTTTCCCGCGGCCATGGGCGCGCAGAAGGCCTTTCCGGATAAGCTGGTCATCGACATCGCGGGCGACGGATCCATCCAGATGTGCATCCAGGAAATGGCCACCGTGGTCTGCAACAACCTGCCGGTCAAGATCGTTATCCTGAACAACGGCTATCTCGGAATGGTTCGGCAGTGGCAGGAGCTGTTCTACGGCAAGAACTACTGCCAGACCTGCATGGACGCCCAGCCCGACTTCGTGAAGCTGGCCGAGGCCTATGGCGCCGAAGGATACCGCATCACCGATTCGAAGGATGTGGAGTCGGTGCTGCGCGAGGCCTTTGCTTCCCCGAAGCCCGTCATCGTTGATGTGCGTGTGGAAAGGGAGGAGAACGTTTACCCCATGGTTCCGGCTGGGGCCTCCCTCGCCGAGATGCTGCTCGTCTAGGAGATACGACCATGAAACATACGCTTTCCGTCACGGTGGAAAACGAACCGGGCGTGCTCTCCAGGGTGGCCGGACTGTTCAGCGGGCGCGGGTTCAACATCGAGTCCCTCAACGTCGGCCCCACGCTGGAGCCGGGCGTCTCCCGCATGACCATCACCACCGAGGGCGATGAACAGATTATCGAACAGATCGTCAAGCAACTCAGAAAGCTCGTGACCGTGATCAAGGTCCGGGATCTGACCGAACTCAAGGCGGTTGCGCGCGAAATGGTCCTCGTGAAGGTGAATGCCGAAGAGGGCAAACGCGCAGAAATCCTACGAATCGTTGACATCTTTCGCTGCAAGGTCGTGGACGTCAGCCTGGACGAAGTGACCATCGAATGCACCGGCGACGCCGGGAAGATCGAGGCGATCATCGACCTGCTCACCCGCTTCGGCATCAAGGAAATCGCCCGTACCGGGGCCACCGCGCTCAAGCGCGCCAAACAATAGCGACAAGGTCCGGCGTGCCGGCAAGGATGTCTCGCGGCGTCCTTGCCGGAGCCTATCCCCTGGGAGGCAGGCGAGCCCACGGCGATCCGCCGTCGAGCCGTGCTTCCAGGGAGGGGTTTCCTTTTGGACGCCGATGATTCCCAAAGAATAAGGAGATGGAAATGAAAGTTTTTTACGAAAGCGACGCTGATCTGAAGTTTCTGAAGGACAAGACCGTTGCCGTCATCGGCTACGGCAGCCAGGGCCACGCCCACGCCCAGAACCTTCGCGACAGCGGCGTGAATGTGATCATCGGCCAGCGCCCCGGCGGCAAGAACTACGAACTTGCCAAGGAGCACGGCTTCGAGCCTGTCAGCGCCAAAGAGGCCGCCGCCAAGGCCGACATGATCATGATCCTGCTGCCCGACCAGGTCCAGGGCGATGTCTACAAGAACGACATCGCTCCCGGTCTCGTGGACGGCAACATCCTGGCCTTCGGCCACGGTTTCAACATCCATTTCGGCCGCATCAAGCCCCCCAAGGGCGTTGACGTGGTCATGATCGCCCCCAAGGGACCGGGACACCTGGTTCGCCGCACCTTCACCGAAGGCGGCGCCGTTCCCGCTCTGGTGGCCGTCGAGCAGGACGCTTCCGGCAAGGCCATGGACATCGCTCTGGCCTATGCCCGCGGCATCGGGGCGACCCGTTCCGGCGTCATTCAGACCACCTTCCGCGAAGAGACCGAAACCGACCTTTTCGGCGAGCAGGTCGTGCTTTGCGGCGGTCTGACCGAGCTGTGCAAGGCCGGTTTCGAAACGCTGGTCGAGGCCGGATATCAGCCGGAAGTCGCCTACTTCGAGTGCCTGCATGAGATCAAGCTCATCGTGGACCTGATGTACGAGGGCGGCTTGGCCAAGATGCGCGACTCCATCTCCGACACCGCCGAGTACGGCGACTACCGCACCGGCAAGCGGATCATCACCGACGAGACCCGTTGGGAGATGCGCCAGATCTTGACCGAGATCCAGGACGGCACGTTTGCCAAGGACTTCATCCTGGAATCCCAGGCAGGCTACCCGCGCATGAACGCCGAACGGCGCATGGCCTCCGAGAACCTGCTTGAGGTCGTCGGCGGCAAGCTCCGCAAGATGATGAGCTGGCTCAAGAAATAGTTGGTCCGCACCGCTCGTTCATTCAGCCGCTCCCGAAAGGGGGCGGCTTTTTTGTGCGCGGATGGTATCGATGCGCTGCGGCCTGGGCACCCGCCGATGCAAAGGGGTGAAACCATGCGCAAGAAAGTATTATTGATCTTGTAACGGATGGTTGCTATAGAATATTTGGAATAAGAAACCGACTTCACAGGGGAAGAGGATGGAACACCTGGAAAAACTGCACCGCACGTGTTGGACCTGTGATTACGGAGTCACCACGCTGCGGGCGCGGCAAAAGGGCTGGCTGGGCAATGTTCCCCACGGACACGCTGTGTTTTGCTGCCTCCTGCGGATTTCGCATTCCGATCCGTTGCAGGACTGCGCACGCTGGAAGGCGAGCTACGACGGGTATGACGCCGTGGCCTCTGCGGAGTTGCCGAAGACCAACCAGGAACCGTAAGCGCGGTTTTCGCGGGGAGCCTGCCGGGCGGTCAGGCACGGAAGCCCCCGCATCGCAGAATTCCGCTTGGTCTGCGGGGTGGGCCGGTCAATCCTGTCCGAGCAGTTCGCGCTTGAAGCCTTTCCCCGGATCTGGGTCAGGGCCGATCCAGCAGCTCCAAAGCGCATCGGCGAAATCCTTGCCGGGAATCGTATCCCGGACTTCTCCACCAAACTGAATCGTCGTGCCCTGCTGCGGCAGGTAGGTGAACGTCAAATCCTGGCCGTCCTTGATGTCGGACATCGCACCGCACAGCTTCTCGAAATCCTTCCTGAGCATCTCGTCCGCATCAGGGACGTTCTTCTTCAGGCCTTTCCGCCACCCCTTGCAGAGGTCTTGCCTGTCCACATCCCGCACGAAATGCATGACCATGCGCCGTGGGGTGTCGGCTGCCAGGATTGCCTCGGCGTCCGAAGTGCGCTGCGGAAGATACAGACCCGCCACGTAGACGTCGAAGACGAAGACCGAGCGCAGCGCCGTTCCGTTGAGGACCAGCGGCGCGCCGTGCGCATCGGCGGCGTCGGGAAGCGTCACGCCGGCGCGTTCGGCTGCGAAGGCCGTGGAATGGGACATCGACACCGAAAACAAGAGGGCGGTCGCGGCGACCAACAGGCGGGAAAGGCAGCGCCAACGATTTCTCGACATCTTGACCTCCAGGGGATCGGCTGAATTTCAAGATGGATACGGCAACACGCGGGAGTTGTAAAGCGGGTGCCCGCTTTTGTGGGGGCAAGGAATGCGGACACCCGTTTGCCGTCCCTGCGGGGGGCAGTGAAAAAAGGGGAAGAACGCGGAAGAGGAAGCAGGCGCGGTTGCGATGCTAGATCAGCGGCTTGATGTCGATGACCGGAGTGCCGTCGAGGGCTTCCAGCGGTTCCACGCGAAGGCGCAGGCCATGAATGGAAACGAGCCTGACCTCATGCAGCCCCACGGGATTGGGGCGGTCGGGCGAGCGGGTGGCGAACACGCCGCGCCGGGCGCGGGTTTCGTCGCCGCGGGGATGTACCTGGAGCGCGGTCCGGTCGGAACGGTCAAGCCATGTCAGCAAGACCAGCTGCGCCCCGGCCTGAAGGCCGAGCAGCGCGTCCGCATATTCCGGCAGCATTTCGATGTCGGCGGCGGGAGCACCCTCGCTGCCTTGTTTCGGGGCCTGCTTCCTGTCCTTGAGTGGGGAGCGGACGCTCCCGACAGGTTTCAGGATCATGTTCATCTTGGCCTCCTGCGCGGGCATTGACCCGTCAGCCGCTGAAGTGATCGAAGCCCTTTGCCGTCAGAGGTTCGTGGTCGAGCCGAATGCCGGGTTCCTCGGAAACCACGCCCACGATGGCCACGCCGGGCACGGCGTTCAGCAGCGCGTCCTTGCCTTCGGGGGCGCACGCGCCGAGCAGGCCGTAATCCTCGCCGCCGAGCAGCACGGTCATGGCCGGAATCTCGCCGAGTTGCAGCGCGAGCCGGAGCAGTTCCGGCTCATAGCGGTACGCGTGGAGGTCGAGATCCGCTCCATATCCTTGGCTCAGGGCCAGGAACCGGGGCAGGTCGCGGGCAAGTCCGTCGGAAATGTCCATGCAGCCGCGAACTTCGGGCAGGTCCGCCAGGGCAAGACCCTCGGCGACCCGAGGCCGGGGGCGAAGATGCGCGCCCACCGATTGGGGCCACTCTTCGCGGGCGACGTGGCCAAGCGATTCCAGGACGCTCAGGCCCACGCGCGCCATGCCGATTTCCCCGACAACGAAAATCAGGTCGCCCGGCCGGGCATTGCCGCGCGTCAGCAGCCGTCCGCTGCGGCCTGGTTCGCCCCAGATGGTCATGCCGATGCCCAGGAACGGGGAACGGCTCAAATCTCCGCCGACCAGGGCTAGTTCGTGCTCGGCGGCCAGCTCGCTCATGCCGCTGAAAAAACGGGGCCAAAAATCTGCGGGAAGGCCGTCCGGGATCATCAATTCCAGGGTGAACCCCCTGGGGGCTGCGCCCATGCCGGCGATATCGCTGACGTTGACGGCCAGAGCCTTGTATCCGATTTCTTCGGGCTGGAAATAGCTGCGCCGGAAATGCACGGTGTCCAGAAAGAGGTCGGTGGACAGGCAGATGTCCGAACCGCGCGGAATGATGCAGCAGTCATCGCCGCGTCCCAGCAGCACCGTGTCCGGAACATTGGGGAAATATCGGTCGATGAGTTCGAGGAAGTCTTCTTCGGAGTGCGGGGGCACGTGAGTCTCCTTACATTTCAAGCCGTGTCTCCGGGTGCGCCGCATACCATGCGAACCAGAAAACCTCCATGCCCTGGGGGCCGCTTTGGGCCGCGACGGTTTTCAGGGCGGCGTCCCAGTGCAAGAGGAGCAGGGAGCCGCCGAGCCGAAGCGCGAGTTCCTGCGGATGGCGTTCCGCAAAGCCTTGCTTGGGAACGGCGAGAAATTCGCCTCCGCGCTCGAAGACGAGCACCACGGTCTTCGGTGCAAGGGCGTCGCTCCGGGCCGCGAGGGGGAAAGGGGACTCGTCGCCGACATTGAATTCGGCGTAGGGCGCTTGCGGCGATTCGCTGGAATAGTCGCGCGTATACCCGGTGTTGCGGGAAAGCGCCAGGGTCTTGGGGTGGGCGGCGCGCCAATCCGCCCAGGTGCAGGCGGTGAGCGGAAGGCGTTCCGCACGTTCGCCGCAAAGCGGACCGCTGATGAAAATCCCGGAAATCTGCGGCAGGAGCGAACCCGTGTCGCGATCGTAGGCCACGAGGTTGGAGTTCAGGAGCCTGCCGGAAACACCGAGACGAAGGCCGCGAAATGCAACCCCGCTCCGGCTGAGAGAGCAATAGGTCACGGCGAGCGGCTCGCCGTCCAGATTCAGATTGACGATTTCGTGCCAGTCCAGAATGCAGCGCGGGAAGGCCGCCGTCAAACCGGGGAGATCCAAGCCGAGAACCCATTCCGAATCGGGCAGGGCGGCCTGGTCCGCCGGGACAAAGCGCGGGCTGTCGATGGCGGGGATGCCGTCCTTGGGAAAGCCGCTGGAAACCATCCGGTCCTGGAGCTGTTCGTAGCGGTCCTGGCAGGGCGAATCCGGACTGTCCACGAAAACGCGCCAGGCGGCGAAGGAGATCAGCAGAAGCAGCAGAAAGGCCGCGCTCAACTTCCAGTTGGTGGGCATGGATTCATCCCCTCAATGCGGTTGATATTGCGGGGAGCATAGCGCGAAAAGCGTTCCTATAGCAATTCAAGGTAATCGGCCACGATGACCTTGAGACCGAAACCGGGGAAGTTGACCCGGTATTTGTTCGGCGGAATTTCGGCCACGATTTTTCCCTGCCCGAAGATCTTATGGCGGCAGAAGCCGAGCTGGGAGGGGTCGCGCAGCGGCGGCGCGGGCGTCGTGTCCTTTGTGGGCGCGTCGTCCGCAAAGGGGCGCGGGGCGCTGGCGGCGTTGCCGGTTCCGTCGCTCTTGAAGCGGCTCAGGCCGGAGGAGTAGCCCTCCCGCCAGATTTCGGCGCAGCTCGCGGGCAGCTCCGCGAGGAAGGGACTCGGAGTGGCCGGTTCGGAAACCGCGTTGTAGCGGTTGTAGATGGTGGCGGGCACGAAAAGCGTGAGGGAATCGCGGGCGCGCGTGCAGGCCACGTAGAGCAGGCGGCGTTCCTCGTCCAGGTCTTCTGGCCGGGCCAGGGCTTTCTTGGAGGGGAAGCGGTCTTCCACGAGATCGATGATCAGCACCGCGCTCCATTCCAGGCCCTTGGAGGAATGGACCGTGGAGAGCACCAGCGCGTTTTCCTTGCGCTTGTCCTCCTCCTGGTCCCCGTCCAGGGTCAGGTCGCCGAGGAAATCGTCGATGCTCGCGTAGTTGGCTGCGATCTGGGCCAGCTGATCCAGCCCGGCCTGGCGCTTGGGGTAATCGTCCGGGTAGAGTTCCACCAGCAGGGGCTGGTAGAAGGTCGAGATCAATTCCAGAGCCTGGCCGGGACGCGTGGCCTGGCGCAGGGTGTCCAGATGGGCGAGCAGCTCCTTGAGCGCCGGGAAGCGCTTCAGGGCCTTGGCCATGTATTTGTCGTCGCCGGAGAGCCGCGCCTTGGCGATGCGGTCCGCGGTCTTGGCGCCCACGCCCTTGAGCGGTTCCAGCGCGCGTCTCCAGGCTATGAGGTCCGCCGGGTTGCGGGTCAGGCGCAGGTAGGAGAGGGCGTCCTTGATGTGCGCGGCTTCCTGGAAGCGAAGTCCGCCGTATTTCTGGTAGCCGATGCCCACGCGGCTCAGGGCCACTTCCAGGGGATAGGACTGGTACCCGGCCCGGAAGAGGACGGCGATGTCGTGCAGGGGATACTTCTTGGCCAGCTTGATGATTTCTTCCACGACCTGGTTGGCCTGCGTCTGGTCGCTGAGGGGATGCACGATGCGCGGCAGGGGACCGTCCGTGCGGTCGGTGTAGAGCTTTTTGTCGAACTTGCTGCGCGCCCCGGCCAGGATGTGGTTGGTCATGTTCAGGATGGGCTGGGTGGAACGGTAGTTCTTTTCCAGCCGGATGAGCTTTGCGCCCGTGAAGATTTTCGGGAAGTCGAGGATGTTGGCCACGTCCGCACCCCGAAAGGCGTAGATGGACTGGGCGTCGTCGCCCACGGCGATGATGTCGCCGCGTTCGCCGGACAGCAGCCGGACCAGCCGGGCCTGGACCTTGTTGGTGTCCTGGTACTCGTCCACCATGATGTGGCGGTAGCGCCGGCGAAGCTCCTCCAGCAGGAGCGGGTCGGCCAGGAGCAGCTCCTCGAAGCGGAAGAGCAGGTCGTCGTAGTCCATGAGCGCGTGTTCCTGCTTGAACCGCGCATAGCCGTTGGACACCGCCTGGAAGTCCTCGGCGTAGGCCGAAAGGTGGAAGGCTTCGTTCTCGACGATGCTCGAAATGCCGAGTTCCTTGTTGCGGGACTTGGTGATCATGTCCAGCAGGGTGGCCTTCTTGGGGTAGGAACGGTCGCCCTTGCCCAGCTCCAGGCTGTCCTTGACCTCCTTGGCCACGTTTTCCGAGTCGGCCCGGTCGAGCAGGGTGAAGCCGTTTTCGAATCCGAGCACATGGGCGTGGCGGCGCAGCACTCCATAGGCGAAGGAATGGAACGTGCCGCCGCTGGTGCCGGAAAGGTTGCGCCCGAGGATGCCGCCCGCGCGCTGGAGCATTTCCTGGGCGGCCTTGCGGGTGAAGGTCAGCAGGAGGATGTTTTCCGGGGCGACGCCTTCCTGCACGAGCCTGGCCAGGCGGTAGACGATGGTGCGGGTCTTGCCGGAACCTGCCCCTGCGATGACCAGGGCCGGGCTGCCCTGGTGCATGACGGCTTCCAGCTGGGCCGGGTTCAGTTCTTTCTGGAAATCGATGGACATGGGGATTTCGCGTTCATCCTGGTTGCGGCGTTCAGATCAAGAAGGCGTCGGGTCGCGTGCCGGGCCGGTCTGTATGCAGCCCGAAATGACGAAGTATTTCCGCTCCGGCGTCGCGCATGCGCGCGGGCCGGAAGCCTTCGCTGTCGAAAAAGATGGCTCCGTGCGCAGTGTGCGCTCCCGTGCGTCCGAAGGTTCCGAAGACGTCCTCGCGGTCGAACTTGGCCTTGCAGTCGAAACCGGGCCGGGCGAGGCAGACGAGATCCGGGGCGCGGTCGAGCCTTGGGCCGGGGTAAAGCTCCTCGCCGGTGAACACCCTTTCCATGACCCGCTCCCCCTTGAAGGTCAAGTTCTCGAGTCCGCTTCTGACGACGGGCAGCAGCTTTCGGGCCTGCTCGGAGCGCAGGGTGCCTCGCGGAAAGCGCTGCGCCGTGTTCAGGTAGATGCGGCCCGGATCCAGGGCGAAGGCCGCGGAATCGGGGGTCACCACGGAAGCGTCCCATTCGTCGGCGGGCGCGCCTGCGAGCCGCAGCAGGCCCTGCTGCCGGAGCCAGGCGTTGAGGTCCACCTCGGTGCGCAGGGCGGTGAAGCCGTGGTCCGCCACGACCATGAGCCGCTTGGAACCGGGCAGCGCTTCCCAGCGGTCCAGCGTCTCGCCGATGAGCAGATCCCACTCGCGCAGCAGCTCGAGGCAGGGACCGCGCCAGGGGTGCGCGGGATCGGTCAGCGCCGGAAAGAGGAAGTGGAACAGCCGGTCCGTTTCCGTGAGCACGAAGACGAAGAGATCCCAGTCGAGGTCGGGCCAGAGCAGGGCCAGGGCGCGGCGCCGCGAGGCCAGGGTGGCCCGCAGCTCGTCCAGCAGGAAGGCCGGGTCCGCGCTGCCCCGGCTGGTGTCCGCCTCCAGCTTGTAGCCCTCGAGAGCCGAGGCCAGAAAAGGCGGGTACACGGCCCGCTCCCATTGCTCGGCCACGAATCCCGCCACGAGCATGCCGCGCAGGGGCCGGGCCGGGTAGGTGTTGGGCAGGTTCACGACCCGGCTGACCAGTCCGCGCTCTCCCAGCCTGTCGAAGATGGTCGGGCAGGCCACGTCCGCGGCGCTGGCCACGCCGATGCGGAACGTCTGCGGGTCGAGTCTGGAAAAGCCGAATATCCCGTGTTCTTCCGGTCCCTTGCCTGTGGCAAGGGACGTCCAGTTCACGGGGGACAGCTCCGGCAGTTCGGCCTCGACCGTGACGGCGTCCGGAACGATGCGCCCCAGGTTCGGCAGTTCCGCCGCAAGACGCCGGGCAAGGTCCAGGGGCAGCCCGTCCAGGCCGAGAAGCAGCAGCCGGGGGCGTTCGGCCATGCCTAGGCCGCCCCTCCCGCCGGGAACACCGCTTCGTACTTCTTGAGCATGAAGGCGGGGTTGTAGGAAAGCTTGGCCTTGCGCAGCCCCTCCTCGCCGAGATCCTGTTCCCGGTTGACGTAGAGATACCCGCTGGCCTGGGCTTCCAGGAACATCTGGTTGATGGCCTGATACACGCCCTTGTAGGCGGTGTTGCCCTTCTCGAAATGGATGACGATGGATTCGTCGGACACGGGCTCCGCCACGGTATAGGCCACGACCTTGCCGTCCACGCGGATGGCTCCGCCGGTGAGGCCCTTGATCTGGTCGAATTGCTGGAGCACGCGGGTGATGGCCACGTTTTCGGCCTTGAGCGCGTCCGAGGGATTGTGCTCCTCGAACCAGCGCAGCCATTCCTCCTGCATTTCCAGCACCTCCTCCACGCATTCCGGGCCGAGGGGGGAGTATTCGTAGTCGTAGAGCTTCACGAACTGCTTGAGCAAGTTCTTCTTTTTATGGAAGCGGTTGCCGCGCAGCTCGATGAGCTCCGGCACGTTGTAGATGTAATCCCAATGCTCGCGGCATTCTTTGGTTTCGATGGCTCCGGCGAACTTCTCTTCCCAGAGCAGGGCGAGGTATTCGGGCACGCGGGTGAAGCGGCCGAGTTCGGGCACGATGCAGCACTTGGTCCACTCGTAGTTTTCCCACGCGCCGAGCGGAGCCCAGTAGACGGTTTCGGGCAGGGTCTGGCGAATCCAGGCCAGCCCGTTGCTCATGGCCAGTTCCAGGCCGTATTTTTCCGCCCAGCCGAAGATGTTGGCGAAGGCGTAGTCCGAAGTCGGAATCTGGGGACAGGTCGCCAGAATCCGGTTGTACTCATCGGCTTGTTCAATGCGTGGTTTGTCGAAATGGAGTTCCATTGGGTACTCTGCGGGGTTGAGGTTTGATCATGCTGAAGCGCGGCCAGTCCTTGCGGGCGTAGACCCAGAGCACGGCCAGAGCGGCGGCGGCCTGGGACGCGAGCATGGCGATCCAGATGCCCGTCGGGCCTTCCAGCAGGTGGTGGCCGAGCAGCCAGGCCAGGGGCAGGCGGATCAGCCAGATGGAGCCGCCCATGACCATGAAGGTGTACAGGGACGCTCCGGCTCCGTTCAGCGCTCCGGTCATGATCATGGCCACCAGCGTGAAGGGGATGGCGAGCATGTTCCACATCAGGTAATTCACGGCTTCGGACTGCACGCCCGCGTCCGCTGCGAAATATTGCGTGACCGGGCCGATGAACTGCCAGAGCAGCAGGGTCACGAGAGACACGGAAATCATGCCGATGGCCAGAACCCGGTAGCCGTAGCGCTTGGCTAGGTCGGCCCGTCCCGCGCCGAGGTAATGGCCCACGAGAATGCCCGCCGTCATGTTGAAGGCCATGGCGGGCATGAAGAGCAGCGCCTCGATGCGGTTGCCCACGGTCAGGCCGGCCAGGGCGTTGCGCGCGCCGTCGGACCCCACGGGCAGGCTCGAGGTCAGGGCGAAGAGGATCAGGTAGCCCGTGTTCCAGACCGCGGAGAGCATGCCGCTCGGCACGGCCACCTTGACGAGGTACGGAAAGGCGC
This portion of the Paucidesulfovibrio longus DSM 6739 genome encodes:
- a CDS encoding ATP-dependent helicase; protein product: MSIDFQKELNPAQLEAVMHQGSPALVIAGAGSGKTRTIVYRLARLVQEGVAPENILLLTFTRKAAQEMLQRAGGILGRNLSGTSGGTFHSFAYGVLRRHAHVLGFENGFTLLDRADSENVAKEVKDSLELGKGDRSYPKKATLLDMITKSRNKELGISSIVENEAFHLSAYAEDFQAVSNGYARFKQEHALMDYDDLLFRFEELLLADPLLLEELRRRYRHIMVDEYQDTNKVQARLVRLLSGERGDIIAVGDDAQSIYAFRGADVANILDFPKIFTGAKLIRLEKNYRSTQPILNMTNHILAGARSKFDKKLYTDRTDGPLPRIVHPLSDQTQANQVVEEIIKLAKKYPLHDIAVLFRAGYQSYPLEVALSRVGIGYQKYGGLRFQEAAHIKDALSYLRLTRNPADLIAWRRALEPLKGVGAKTADRIAKARLSGDDKYMAKALKRFPALKELLAHLDTLRQATRPGQALELISTFYQPLLVELYPDDYPKRQAGLDQLAQIAANYASIDDFLGDLTLDGDQEEDKRKENALVLSTVHSSKGLEWSAVLIIDLVEDRFPSKKALARPEDLDEERRLLYVACTRARDSLTLFVPATIYNRYNAVSEPATPSPFLAELPASCAEIWREGYSSGLSRFKSDGTGNAASAPRPFADDAPTKDTTPAPPLRDPSQLGFCRHKIFGQGKIVAEIPPNKYRVNFPGFGLKVIVADYLELL
- the ilvN gene encoding acetolactate synthase small subunit, which encodes MKHTLSVTVENEPGVLSRVAGLFSGRGFNIESLNVGPTLEPGVSRMTITTEGDEQIIEQIVKQLRKLVTVIKVRDLTELKAVAREMVLVKVNAEEGKRAEILRIVDIFRCKVVDVSLDEVTIECTGDAGKIEAIIDLLTRFGIKEIARTGATALKRAKQ
- the tsaA gene encoding tRNA (N6-threonylcarbamoyladenosine(37)-N6)-methyltransferase TrmO; the encoded protein is MNMILKPVGSVRSPLKDRKQAPKQGSEGAPAADIEMLPEYADALLGLQAGAQLVLLTWLDRSDRTALQVHPRGDETRARRGVFATRSPDRPNPVGLHEVRLVSIHGLRLRVEPLEALDGTPVIDIKPLI
- a CDS encoding chalcone isomerase family protein → MSRNRWRCLSRLLVAATALLFSVSMSHSTAFAAERAGVTLPDAADAHGAPLVLNGTALRSVFVFDVYVAGLYLPQRTSDAEAILAADTPRRMVMHFVRDVDRQDLCKGWRKGLKKNVPDADEMLRKDFEKLCGAMSDIKDGQDLTFTYLPQQGTTIQFGGEVRDTIPGKDFADALWSCWIGPDPDPGKGFKRELLGQD
- the ilvB gene encoding biosynthetic-type acetolactate synthase large subunit, whose product is MELTGAQALLKCLEKEGVKTIFGFPGGAVIDIYDELPNFPVEHILVRHEQGAIHAADGYARATGDVGVCLLTSGPGATNAVTGIATAYMDSIPVVIFTGQVPTPLIGNDAFQEVDIVGITRPCTKHNYLVKDVKDLARVVKQAFYLARSGRPGPVLVDLPKDVLQAKCDFDYPRNVRLRSYNPNLKPHVGQTRKVAKLLRDAKRPLIYSGGGVISARAHRELVWLARRLNVPVTSTLMGLGAFPGDDDLWLGMLGMHGTYAANMAVNNCDLLLAIGARFDDRVTGKVNTFAPKATIVHVDIDPTSIQKNVAVHVPLVADCKSALAALKEELEPDLDVPAWQAKHADWVGQVRSWASEHPLTYNASTTGAIKPQYVVEKIYEITKGDAIIATEVGQNQMWAAQFYRFKSPNTFLSSGGLGTMGYGFPAAMGAQKAFPDKLVIDIAGDGSIQMCIQEMATVVCNNLPVKIVILNNGYLGMVRQWQELFYGKNYCQTCMDAQPDFVKLAEAYGAEGYRITDSKDVESVLREAFASPKPVIVDVRVEREENVYPMVPAGASLAEMLLV
- a CDS encoding DUF465 domain-containing protein, with the protein product MEQADLILIERYQEQDSELRALWEQHQEFERILLKYEGRPYLSPTQGQEIKQLKKKKLAGKTKLQQVLQKYRGSED
- a CDS encoding DUF3179 domain-containing (seleno)protein, yielding MPTNWKLSAAFLLLLLISFAAWRVFVDSPDSPCQDRYEQLQDRMVSSGFPKDGIPAIDSPRFVPADQAALPDSEWVLGLDLPGLTAAFPRCILDWHEIVNLNLDGEPLAVTYCSLSRSGVAFRGLRLGVSGRLLNSNLVAYDRDTGSLLPQISGIFISGPLCGERAERLPLTACTWADWRAAHPKTLALSRNTGYTRDYSSESPQAPYAEFNVGDESPFPLAARSDALAPKTVVLVFERGGEFLAVPKQGFAERHPQELALRLGGSLLLLHWDAALKTVAAQSGPQGMEVFWFAWYAAHPETRLEM
- the ilvC gene encoding ketol-acid reductoisomerase, with amino-acid sequence MKVFYESDADLKFLKDKTVAVIGYGSQGHAHAQNLRDSGVNVIIGQRPGGKNYELAKEHGFEPVSAKEAAAKADMIMILLPDQVQGDVYKNDIAPGLVDGNILAFGHGFNIHFGRIKPPKGVDVVMIAPKGPGHLVRRTFTEGGAVPALVAVEQDASGKAMDIALAYARGIGATRSGVIQTTFREETETDLFGEQVVLCGGLTELCKAGFETLVEAGYQPEVAYFECLHEIKLIVDLMYEGGLAKMRDSISDTAEYGDYRTGKRIITDETRWEMRQILTEIQDGTFAKDFILESQAGYPRMNAERRMASENLLEVVGGKLRKMMSWLKK
- the thiL gene encoding thiamine-phosphate kinase, translated to MPPHSEEDFLELIDRYFPNVPDTVLLGRGDDCCIIPRGSDICLSTDLFLDTVHFRRSYFQPEEIGYKALAVNVSDIAGMGAAPRGFTLELMIPDGLPADFWPRFFSGMSELAAEHELALVGGDLSRSPFLGIGMTIWGEPGRSGRLLTRGNARPGDLIFVVGEIGMARVGLSVLESLGHVAREEWPQSVGAHLRPRPRVAEGLALADLPEVRGCMDISDGLARDLPRFLALSQGYGADLDLHAYRYEPELLRLALQLGEIPAMTVLLGGEDYGLLGACAPEGKDALLNAVPGVAIVGVVSEEPGIRLDHEPLTAKGFDHFSG